In the Juglans microcarpa x Juglans regia isolate MS1-56 chromosome 6D, Jm3101_v1.0, whole genome shotgun sequence genome, one interval contains:
- the LOC121235406 gene encoding uncharacterized protein LOC121235406: MVIQNNSASICNLEAQIGQLSNMLIERTTGTLPSNTMTSSKVHVKAMTLRSGRTYDQPQVVSSERDAEAENVETKMKETEGEMKETDREATDQQGLERIKGMQNPRNPGTLEQMPKCKNFFKDILLNKRKLEEPEIVMLSEESSAILQRKLGLREVKPTIISLQLADRSIKYPRGLIEDVLVKVDKFILPADFIVDDMEEDKEIPLIMGRPFLATGRTLIDV; this comes from the exons atggtgatccaaaacaactcggcATCTATTTGCAATCTTGAGGCGCAAATTGGTCAACTCTCCAACATGCTTATTGAGAGGACAACAGGGACTTTACCAAGCAACACTATGACCAGTTCGAAGGTGCATGTCAAAGCCATGACATTGCGAAGTGGGCGGACATATGACCAGCCACAAGTAGTAAGTAGCGAGCGAGATGCAGAAGCTGAAAATGTGGAGACCAAGATGAAGGAAACTGAGGGCGAGATGAAAGAAACTGATCGGGAGGCAACCGACCAGCAAGGACTAGAGAGAATAAAGGGGATgcaaaatccaagaaatccaggga CCTTAGAGCAAATGCCTAAATGTAAAAACTTTTTTAAGGATATCTTATTAAACAAGCGGAAGTTGGAGGAGCCTGAGATTGTGATGCTGAGcgaggagagcagtgcaatttTACAAAG GAAATTGGGTCTTCGAGAAGTAAAGCCAACCAtcatctctctacagttggcagACAGATCTATCAAATACCCgagaggactcattgaggacgtactggtgaaagttgataagttcatcctCCCTGCTGACTTCATTGTTGATGATATGGAGGAGGACAAAGAGATCCCTTTGATAATGGGCCGACCTTTCCTGGCGACggggagaactttaattgatgtctaA